A genomic region of Raphanus sativus cultivar WK10039 chromosome 6, ASM80110v3, whole genome shotgun sequence contains the following coding sequences:
- the LOC108809069 gene encoding uncharacterized protein LOC108809069 — MDLKSNSSCKTRNLSESSTTTTLLSKMLSHSYSCCQTATGSRPPRQAFKITAAMSSERNPRILCLHGFRTSGLILRSLITSKWPDTVLRNLDLDFLDGPFPATGKSDVERFYDPPYYEWYQASKGFREYWNFEECLDYVEDYMIKHGPFDGLLGFSQGAFLSAALPGMQEQGKALTKVPKVKFLVLISAGKIPGLRFGQPKAAVGAFSSPVRCPSLHFIGERDFLKTEGEVLVESFVEPVVIRHTSGHTIPKLETEAEETVLSFFQRIRQMLSDDESSSLRSLM; from the exons ATGGATCTGAAATCTAACAGCTCTTGCAAAACCCGAAACCTGTCGGAGAGCTCCACAACAACAACACTTTTGTCTAAAATGCTGAGTCATTCTTATTCCTGTTGCCAAACAGCAACTGGATCGCGGCCACCGAGACAAGCCTTCAAGATCACGGCTGCGATGTCGTCGGAGAGGAACCCTAGGATCCTCTGCCTCCACGGATTCAGAACAAGCGGTCTGATTCTCCGTTCCCTCATTACATCTAAATGGCCCGACACAGTCCTCCGAAACCTCGACCTCGATTTCCTCGACGGTCCGTTCCCGGCCACCGGAAAATCGGACGTCGAGCGGTTCTATGATCCGCCGTATTACGAGTGGTACCAAGCTAGCAAG GGTTTTAGAGAGTACTGGAACTTTGAAGAGTGTTTGGATTATGTTGAGGATTACATGATAAAGCATGGACCTTTCGATGGTCTTCTTGGTTTCTcccag GGGGCTTTTCTATCTGCTGCTCTTCCTGGAATGCAAGAACAG GGAAAGGCTTTAACTAAGGTGCCAAAGGTCAAGTTCTTGGTGCTAATATCCGCAGGAAAAATTCCTGGTTTGAGGTTTGGACAGCCTAAAGCTGCTGTTGGTGCATTCTCATCTCCTGTTCGTTGCCCCTCACTCCACTTCATAG GCGAGAGGGATTTTCTGAAAACGGAAGGTGAAGTTCTTGTGGAATCATTTGTAGAGCCAGTGGTGATCCGTCATACAAGTGGACACACTATACCTAAACTTG AAACTGAAGCTGAGGAGACTGTGCTGAGCTTCTTCCAGAGGATTAGGCAGATGCTTTCTGATGATGAATCTTCTTCTCTAAGAAGCTTGATGTGA
- the LOC108807813 gene encoding putative clathrin assembly protein At5g65370, translating into MGKLTTLSGLLKDEASQMKLNVVHLCSSENAKTIDLALLKATTHTSYEPPSDKYVNLLQSTVDTHYGPETIAAVVQRLRLTTDVCVAAKCLILLHKMSTSESGHKGEGSVHATNRNLIYNQGGRHLKLNNLNGDSSRFNRELYPWVQWYKQYLDCYLHIGEVSGVTPNIKESSEDKRLETQRVSSYTTDCIFKQIGLLVDLFENIGARPETTMSKSNKIVIKMIELMVKDCFSAMILIKIRFEELNARKAKREEMVLALVSLEKCKEALSDFSWQRKYFVEDFWCLVLKLKQG; encoded by the exons ATGGGAAAATTAACAACCTTGAGTGGCTTGTTAAAAGACGAAGCCTCGCAAATGAAACTCAATGTGGTTCATTTGTGTAGCTCCGAGAACGCAAAAACCATTGACTTAGCTCTTTTGAAAGCCACGACTCATACCTCATACGAACCACCTTCCGACAAATACGTCAATCTCCTCCAATCGACTGTCGACACGCATTACGGTCCTGAAACCATCGCTGCGGTGGTGCAAAGGCTGCGTTTGACAACGGACGTGTGCGTGGCTgctaaatgtctcattcttctCCATAAGATGTCTACATCAGAAAGTGGACATAAAGGAGAAGGTAGTGTTCATGCGACTAATCGTAATTTGATCTATAACCAAGGTGGCAGacatttaaaattgaataatctTAATGGGGATTCATCTCGTTTCAATAGAGAATTGTATCCATGGGTTCAATG GTACAAACAATATCTAGATTGTTACTTACACATTGGGGAGGTTTCAGGTGTTACCCCaaacataaaagaaagttcAGAAGATAAGCGTTTGGAGACTCAACGAGTCTCGTCTTATACAACAGATTGCATTTTCAAACAAATCGGTTTGTTAGTGGATCTGTTCGAAAATATTGGTGCCCGGCCAGAAACTACAATGTCGAAATCGAACAAAATAGTTATTAAGATGATAGAATTAATGGTAAAAGACTGCTTCTCGGCCATGATATTGATCAAGATAAGGTTTGAAGAATTGAACGCGAGAAAAGCTAAACGGGAGGAGATGGTTCTGGCTTTGGTGAGTCTTGAAAAGTGTAAGGAGGCTTTGAGCGACTTTTCTTGGCAACGCAAGTATTTTGTTGAAGATTTTTGGTGTTTGGTTTTGAAGTTAAAACAAGGGTGA
- the LOC108810640 gene encoding cyclin-D4-1-like has product MAQNLELSLLCTETINFGDDDMIFGREILNFQMDFPLESEEMIREMMEKEKQHFPSDDYIRRLRSGDMDFNARRRKALNWIIKACEEHQFGPLCICLSVNYFDRFLSVHDLPNGEAWTMQLLAVACLSLAAKLDETYVPMLLIDLQVGHPQFLFVAKSIQRMELLVVNRLKGRLRAITPYSYISYFLRQMSKSEQEPSNTLISRSLKVIASKIKGIDFLEFRPSEVAAAVALYVSGELYTVHFDSSSLSPLFSPLQRERVKRIGEMIESGGSGLCSQTPSGVLEVSTSCFSFKTHGSSSSHIDLS; this is encoded by the exons ATGGCACAAAATCTAGAACTGAGTCTTTTATGTACAGAGACCATCAACTTTGGTGATGATGACATGATTTTTGGTCgtgaaattttgaattttcagatgGATTTTCCACTGGAGAGCGAAGAGATGATAAGAGAgatgatggagaaggagaaacAGCATTTTCCAAGTGATGATTACATCAGGAGACTCAGAAGTGGAGATATGGATTTCAATGCCAGAAGAAGAAAAGCCCTTAACTGGATAATTAAG GCTTGTGAGGAGCACCAGTTTGGACCATTGTGTATTTGCTTATCAGTGAACTACTTTGATAGATTCTTGTCTGTTCATGATCTCCCT AATGGCGAGGCTTGGACAATGCAGTTGTTGGCTGTGGCTTGTTTGTCATTGGCAGCCAAACTTGATGAAACTTATGTCCCAATGTTATTAATTGATCTTCAG GTTGGACATCCTCAGTTTCTGTTTGTGGCTAAATCAATCCAGAGAATGGAACTTTTGGTGGTTAACAGATTGAAAGGGAGACTGAGAGCAATAACTCCTTACTCATACATAAGTTATTTCCTGAGGCAGATGAGTAAAAGTGAACAAGAACCATCCAACACATTGATATCCAGATCACTAAAAGTGATAGCCAGCAAAATCAAAG GTATTGACTTTTTGGAGTTTAGACCTTCTGAAGTTGCTGCTGCAGTGGCACTTTATGTTTCTGGAGAACTGTACACAGTACACTTTGACAGCTCTTCCTTATCTCCTCTATTCTCACCACTTCAAAGG GAGAGAGTAAAGAGGATTGGAGAAATGATAGAGAGTGGTGGCTCAGGATTATGTTCACAAACACCCAGTGGAGTTTTAGAAGTATCAACTTCTTGTTTCAGCTTTAAGACTcatggttcttcttcttctcatatAGATCTTTCCTAA
- the LOC108809991 gene encoding zinc-finger homeodomain protein 1-like: protein MDFEEEINLHKKEEEEALYDSPPLPPPSRVLKASTESPDTAGGYMVVHGGSSLGGGSRFRFRECLKNQAVNIGGHAVDGCGDFMPAGIEGTIEALKCAACGCHRNFHRKESLYFHQHHASPPPPPGFYSLPAPVSYRPPPSQAPPLQVALPQRERSEDRMETSSAEAGGFRKRFRTKFTAEQKERMLGLAERIGWRMQRRDDEVIQSFCQETGVPRQVLKVWLHNNKHTLGKSSSPPVVHHHQNPTLPPHESSSFHHEQDQP, encoded by the coding sequence ATGGACTTTGAAGAAGAAATTAATCTTcacaagaaagaagaagaagaagccctTTACGactctcctcctcttcctccaccGTCTCGCGTCCTCAAGGCCTCCACTGAAAGCCCTGACACCGCCGGAGGATATATGGTGGTTCACGGAGGTTCTTCCCTCGGAGGGGGAAGCAGGTTTAGGTTCCGTGAGTGTCTAAAGAACCAAGCGGTGAACATAGGAGGACACGCGGTGGATGGTTGTGGTGACTTTATGCCAGCTGGAATCGAAGGTACCATCGAAGCCCTAAAATGCGCCGCTTGTGGCTGTCACCGTAACTTTCACCGCAAGGAATCGCTTTACTTCCACCAACACCACGCGTCGCCTCCTCCACCGCCGGGATTTTACAGTCTTCCAGCTCCGGTGAGTTACCGACCACCACCGTCACAAGCTCCTCCTCTCCAGGTCGCTCTTCCTCAAAGAGAGAGGTCAGAAGATCGAATGGAGACTTCTTCAGCGGAGGCAGGAGGATTTAGGAAGAGGTTTAGAACTAAATTCACGGCAGAGCAGAAGGAGAGGATGTTAGGTTTAGCTGAGAGGATTGGATGGAGGATGCAAAGACGAGATGATGAAGTGATTCAAAGTTTTTGCCAAGAGACTGGTGTTCCGAGACAAGTTCTTAAGGTTTGGTTACATAACAACAAACACACTCTTGGTAAGTCGTCGTCACCACCAGttgttcatcatcatcagaaccCAACTCTTCCTCCACATGAGTCTTCGTCGTTTCATCATGAACAAGACCAACCATGA
- the LOC108806381 gene encoding histone H3.2: protein MARTKQTARKSTGGKAPRKQLATKAARKSAPATGGVKKPHRFRPGTVALREIRKYQKSTELLIRKLPFQRLVREIAQDFKTDLRFQSSAVAALQEAAEAYLVGLFEDTNLCAIHAKRVTIMPKDIQLARRIRGERA, encoded by the coding sequence ATGGCTCGCACCAAGCAGACGGCAAGAAAATCCACCGGAGGAAAGGCACCGCGTAAGCAGCTCGCGACGAAGGCGGCGAGGAAATCGGCTCCGGCGACGGGAGGCGTGAAGAAGCCGCACAGGTTCCGTCCCGGGACGGTGGCGCTGCGAGAGATCAGGAAGTACCAGAAAAGCACGGAGCTTCTGATCCGCAAGCTCCCGTTCCAGCGTCTGGTCCGCGAGATCGCTCAGGATTTCAAGACGGATCTGAGGTTCCAGAGCAGCGCCGTCGCAGCGCTACAGGAGGCGGCGGAGGCTTACCTGGTTGGGCTGTTCGAGGACACGAACCTGTGCGCGATACACGCGAAGAGGGTGACGATCATGCCTAAGGATATACAGCTCGCGAGGAGGATCAGAGGCGAGAGAGCTTGA